Proteins encoded within one genomic window of Syntrophobacterales bacterium:
- the rpsJ gene encoding 30S ribosomal protein S10 has translation MKDQKIRIRLKAYDYKLLDRSADDIVETARKTGARVGGPIPLPTEINKYCVNRSPHVDKKSREQFEIRTHKRLIDIVEPTQATVDALMKLDLSSGVDVEIKL, from the coding sequence ATGAAAGATCAAAAGATAAGGATTCGCCTTAAGGCGTATGACTACAAATTGCTGGACCGCTCCGCGGATGATATCGTGGAGACGGCCCGGAAAACCGGCGCGCGGGTGGGCGGTCCGATTCCGCTGCCGACGGAGATCAACAAGTACTGCGTCAACCGGTCTCCGCATGTGGATAAGAAATCGCGCGAGCAGTTCGAAATAAGAACTCATAAAAGGCTCATAGACATAGTGGAGCCAACCCAGGCGACAGTCGATGCCCTGATGAAGCTTGATTTGTCTTCGGGAGTTGATGTCGAGATCAAATTATAA